The Oncorhynchus masou masou isolate Uvic2021 chromosome 8, UVic_Omas_1.1, whole genome shotgun sequence genome has a window encoding:
- the epdl2 gene encoding ependymin produces MQAYLLFSISLCLAVGSLAERPHPCKSPPLVEGSMALTILKEKTFGVEKFSYDAFEERLHIRLLLDQDNHTTYRDTLLLYTEGIAYQIFRHNQTCEKVHFKDPWKPMEIPRDAKFQSQVVIGSLSAPAEGLLVNNWSGTMAEPHDDYLLTFTEFGCLPVHAWWYNIEGQTLLSLSFFDMVLGVEDPEVFNPPSFCDKAQPGNDAALTSFFDALI; encoded by the exons ATGCAAGCCTACCTTCTATTTTCCATCAGCCTGTGTCTGGCTGTTGGGAGCTTGGCAGAACGACCTCATCCATGCA AATCACCGCCTTTGGTCGAGGGCAGTATGGCACTG ACGATCCTCAAGGAGAAAACGTTTGGTGTTGAGAAATTCTCCTATGATGCTTTTGAAGAGAGGTTGCACATCCGTCTTCTTCTGGACCAGGACAACCACACCACCTACAGAGACACCCTTCTTCTTTATACAGAG GGTATAGCTTACCAAATCTTCCGCCATAATCAAACCTGTGAGAAGGTCCACTTTAAGGATCCCTGGAAGCCAATGGAGATCCCCAGGGATGCCAAGTTCCAATCACAGGTGGTCATTGGGAGCCTTTCCGCTCCTGCAGAAGGGCTGCTGGTCAACAACTGGTCAGGAACAATGGCAGAGCCTCACG ATGACTACCTCCTCACTTTCACTGAGTTTGGTTGCCTGCCCGTTCATGCCTGGTGGTACAACATTGAGGGTCAAACCCTTCTAAG TCTGAGTTTCTTTGACATGGTGCTCGGAGTTGAGGACCCTGAAGTTTTCAACCCTCCTTCTTTCTGTGACAAAGCACAGCCGGGCAACGATGCAGCACTGACAAGTTTCTTTGATGCCCTAATTTGA